The sequence CCGGAACGCTGGGAGGCGGGCCCGCTCGGCACCGCCACCAACAACGTCGCCGAACTCACCGCCCTGCTCCGCCTGTTGGAGACCACGGACCCGGTGCGCCCGCTGGAGGTCCGGATGGACTCCCAGTACGCCATGAAGGCGGTCACGGAGTGGCTGCCCGGCTGGAAGCGGCGCGGCTGGAAGACGGCGGCGGGCAAGCCGGTCGCCAACCAGGAACTCGTGGAGGCCATCGACGCCCTGCTCCAGGGGCGCGAGGTCGAGTTCCGGTACGTGCCGGCCCACCAGGTCGGCGGTGACCCGCTCAACGCGATCGCCGACCAGGCGGCGAGCGAGTGCGCGATCAGCCAGGAGGCGGCCGGGACGGCGTACGGCGCTCCCGCGCCCCCCGCCCCGAGCGCCTCGCGCACCGAGCCCGCCCGCACGAGCGGCGCGACCCGCGCGAAGACCGGCGGCAGGCCGGGCGCGAAATCCGG comes from Streptomyces sp. Tu6071 and encodes:
- a CDS encoding ribonuclease H family protein, producing the protein MSDRIIAACDGASKGNPGRAAWAWVAADAEGTPERWEAGPLGTATNNVAELTALLRLLETTDPVRPLEVRMDSQYAMKAVTEWLPGWKRRGWKTAAGKPVANQELVEAIDALLQGREVEFRYVPAHQVGGDPLNAIADQAASECAISQEAAGTAYGAPAPPAPSASRTEPARTSGATRAKTGGRPGAKSGGKAPTLKAKYPGRCGACGQSYAAGEDITKVGKGWGHVGCKGE